The Anaerolineales bacterium region ACCATCTGTTTCTACAACAGTTTCGGTTTCAGGTCCCTTCACCGATGGTTGGATTAGGGAAAGCTATGGTACCCAAGCAGAGTGGACATATGGATGCCCACAATCGTATACGCCATCATTCGAATTAATGCGAATCCATCCCCGATGATCAGGGCAATCAGCAGCACCGGCGGCCATGATTCGAGCCCGACTAAAAGGACCGTAAAAAACCTCAAATGCGATCAGAATGAGCCCTGCCAGAACTCCGGATTTTTTATAGCCACGTACTTGCTTGTGGGATCTGAACCAGGCAATCAAGAAGGCGATGAAAAGGATCAGCATCGCTAGAATGTAAACGATCCCAATAATTTGAGTCATCCGCTTCTCCTCTATCGAAATATAGATGATCTTTGTTATCCACGGCTGTTCAGCGGATAGACTTGCTGGATAGCTGAGCTTAACGAGCTTACATAATCATAGTGACATGAAAATCAGAAAATCGCCAACATTACAGGGAAAATTCCAGAGGTTTTTCCTGCCAGCATACACCACTCAGCTCCGCTTACAATCACGTGCAGGGTAAAACCGCACGAGGTGCGTAGGAGTTGAGATTGGATCCTGTCAATGCGCTCGTGCGGCTGGTTATGCTGTTTTATCTACTGCTTTACGATTTCCTTCCTCGAGAATGATCCGTCGTATCATCAACAACGATCAAGATTGTGCCCAAAATCGTTATAGCCATTTTGCACGATGGCCGAACCGTGCTGTGTAGGAATTGAAAATTCCGGTTTTCTACCGAGTACCGGCGTGTCAGCACACTGCCCAACGAGCTGTATTTTATAGCTCAGACAACAGCTTGATCCGGTTCCGCAAGACTGCCAAGAATAAGAGACCCCCTATTCCGAACAATGCGTCCACCAGTCTCCAAAACAAGGGAATACCTCGAATGGCCCCGAAAACAATCGCAAATGGCAATACCGCAATACATGCAGCAATACCATACTCCACAACCCACTCAAGTCGTAAAGGATCTCGAATGGCCATAAGAAAGGGAATGGAAATTATGAAGTGACCGAATGCAAGCCAATCGTAACCGTAGGCAAGAAAGGGGTAAGACGTGTAGGTTGCTTCGACCGAGAGATAAACGGATATCAGCCATTCGGCCATTGATGGCCAAAGTCTATCGAGAATCGAGCCCGGGGAGAATAATGGATACAAAAGCTGCAAGCCCTCTCGGGCAAAGATCGCCGTAAGACCACTGCCGATGAGAGCTATCGAGAATAAGCCGAAAATAACCCTTGTTTGTGTTAGAGCCCTTGTTTTTGTCATGGCATTAAAATAGATAAAATCCAATACCAGAACCTATCAGAGAGCTATCACAAGCTATCAATCGGATGGCCGACCGCTGAATGCTGCACACTTTGCATCACGAGGATCTGGTTGGTTAAGATCACCTTCGATTCGTTTAATTTGATCGAGTCGGCAAGCTTCACGGGGATGGCTGTGCCAACGGCTGGAATAAATCCCAGAGATTCCCATATAAGTCTTCGAACACCGCCACCGTTCCGTACGGCGCCTCCTTCGGCTCGCGGACGAAGCGTATACCGGAGGAAAGCATCTCAGTGTAATCCCGCCAGAAGTCATCGGTTGAAAGAAAAAGAAAAACCCGTCCACCGGTCTGATTTCCTATCGCCGCGGATTGCGAGGGGACGGACGCGCGCGCCAACAGCAGTGTAGTTCCACCCGTTCCCGGAGGAGCGACAACCACCCAGCGTTTGTCTTGCTCGGGCTGGTAGGTATCTTCGACCAGCGTGAAATGAAGCTTTTCACAAAAAAACGCGACGGCCTCATCGTAGTCCCTGACGACCAACGCGACATGAGCTATAACCTGTTGCATGGCAACCGCCTCCTCGGGTTCACGGCATCCTGCAGTGTATCTCACGCCCGGACCGAAACCATGATATCTCTCAACCGGTGTTTTCTTCTCGCGAGCGATTGAATTCACGGATACTTAACTGCTGTCTGAGTATCACAACCAACAGCATAACAGTAAATGACGGCCACAGAATCAAGAAGATCCATACATTGATTTCTTGGTACGTTATCCCGAGAAGATTTGACAGATAGACCAAAAAGTCGACGCACCAGTTAAATATCGTATTCACTGAAATTCACCTTGACGGATGAAACCAATATAGGCGATTGCATACACGCAATCAAGCACTCAGATTCTATGAAAAGCCGGAGACAGAAAATATATCGAAATGCGATCGACAGCGTGTGCCTCGGAAGACCTGCCTCGCCATAGCGGCTTTCGCAGATCCACTGTTTTTCGCAGTCGAAGTTCCTGCACTTCGGGGAAACGGGATCATGGCGCTCTTTCAGGGAGTGATCCACCCGCAACCTCGGGCTTGCATGAACGTCACGCAACCCCGGACGAAGTTCGGATGTGTTCGATTGGATTCCACAGGTACGGCTCAGGATGTATCCATTGGAAAGACTCGAGCGGAAGATTTATCCTGCCCGAAACAAATCACGGATCGCTAGGTCAGCGATTCCTTCATCGTTCGCATACGTACTTCGATGATGCGCGATTGTGGTGATTGCGTGCAGGCCAATAAAATCACGCCGGCCACATCTTCAGGCTCGAGCATCCCGGACTCTGCAACCCCATCTTCCGTGCGCCCTTTACCCAGCGCGAATTCGGTCTTGACGCCGCCCGGACAAATCGCTCCGACTTTGATGCCGAATGGACGCAGCTCATTATCCAACGCCTGGGCGAATCCCACCTGGGCGAATTTGGTTGCACAGTACACCGCTTCCCCACCAAACCCGTAAACACCCGCCATCGAGGAGACCACCAAAATTATCCCCGCCCCGCGTTCGACCATTACGGGCACGGCGTGCCGCGTGAACAGAAATGTTGAACGCATGTTCGTGTCCATCATTTCATCATATTCATCTGCACTCGTATCGACCAGATTCTTGTAATTCCCAACCCCCACGTTGTTGATCAATATATCCAGGGAATCAAATTCTTCCAAAGCCGTCGCGACGGCTTGTTTTGCACATTTTTCATCTCTGGCGTCTCCGACGACGACCACCGCCCTGCCGCCCAATTCTCCTACTTTGGAAGCCAAATCCTCCAATCGATCCTTGCGGCGTGCGGAGAGCACCAGACTGGCGCCTTCGCCTGCCAGTGCAATTGCGCTCGCTCTTCCAATACCGGCACTTGCGCCCGTAATAATCGCCACTTTTCCCGATAACTTGTTGGTCATTTCATCCTCCTTTTAACCTGTATGTCTCGTATCCATCACACTGCGTTAAGCTGCTTGTGCCAGACAACTTCCGGATCCTTGCTTGCCGTTTATTCTGAATTCTGGCGAATCTCCAATGATCAGCAGGGCAGCCAAAAGTTACAATTACTGCGAAGTGAGAGATTCGACATGCGGGCCACGTTTCGCAGACTCAGTTTACATCGGCTCTTTGCGGAAGCCAGGGATCAGATTTGGAATTCCTCACGCAGTTCGTAG contains the following coding sequences:
- a CDS encoding VOC family protein; protein product: MQQVIAHVALVVRDYDEAVAFFCEKLHFTLVEDTYQPEQDKRWVVVAPPGTGGTTLLLARASVPSQSAAIGNQTGGRVFLFLSTDDFWRDYTEMLSSGIRFVREPKEAPYGTVAVFEDLYGNLWDLFQPLAQPSP
- a CDS encoding SDR family NAD(P)-dependent oxidoreductase, with translation MTNKLSGKVAIITGASAGIGRASAIALAGEGASLVLSARRKDRLEDLASKVGELGGRAVVVVGDARDEKCAKQAVATALEEFDSLDILINNVGVGNYKNLVDTSADEYDEMMDTNMRSTFLFTRHAVPVMVERGAGIILVVSSMAGVYGFGGEAVYCATKFAQVGFAQALDNELRPFGIKVGAICPGGVKTEFALGKGRTEDGVAESGMLEPEDVAGVILLACTQSPQSRIIEVRMRTMKESLT